A region from the Acipenser ruthenus chromosome 13, fAciRut3.2 maternal haplotype, whole genome shotgun sequence genome encodes:
- the c13h8orf33 gene encoding UPF0488 protein C8orf33 homolog isoform X1: MEEAPQGTFQDELDWCIQQLENGSLTLNPRPHAEETQRVLNLLQSRRATFVRKRQLMQKVFGDYRQKMAEEHKQQRREALLGEAVSGSFSTRREQRAKEGWDFTPSDNSFAFNFFPGSTGEDGSEPGSGAPEESAETHPAPVSPGTLSFNPQEPQSADFAFNFQIPSEEAEGQETAPQGTLPDPGKGSSVNPQVESQGGETKPSKKKKKKKASNKKQEADETDVNKKQRVESQGKEASRAEQPALSSEQQLSRELDWCIEQLELGLKTQKSTPKQVEEAVRAVRTLRSSKAPLAKKRQVMRTMLGDYRKKMEAERLNQVKLMQTASKSARVSAVTKLPKSQVLHKRGNLKAREGPEEPGCSETSGEGAQSSSTERFTFTPAQEEFRFNFF, encoded by the exons ATGGAAgag GCTCCTCAGGGCACGTTCCAGGATGAGCTTGACTGGTGTATCCAGCAACTGGAGAACGGATCGCTGACACTCAACCCTCGCCCCCACGCAG AGGAGACGCAGCGCGTACTGAACTTGCTGCAGTCCCGGAGGGCCACCTTCGTCAGGAAGAGGCAGCTGATGCAGAAGGTTTTTGGGGATTACCGTCAAAAAATGGCAGAGGAGCACAAGCAACAGAGGAGGGAAG CCCTGCTGGGAGAGGCTGTTTCAGGGTCTTTCTCGACGAGAAGAGAGCAGAGGGCGAAGGAGGGCTGGGACTTCACACCCAGCGACAATAGTTTTGCCTTCAACTTCTTTCCAGGGAGCACCGGCGAGGACGGCTCAGAGCCCGGGTCAGGAGCACCTGAGGAGTCAGCAGAAACGCACCCTGCCCCTGTAAGCCCAGGGACCTTGAGCTTCAACCCCCAGGAACCACAGAGTGCAGACTTTGCGTTCAATTTCCAAATCCCGTCGGAGGAGGCAGAGGGACAGGAGACAGCCCCACAGGGCACCCTCCCAGACCCCGGCAAAGGGAGTTCTGTGAATCCCCAAGTCGAAAGCCAAGGAGGGGAAACGAAGCCTtcgaagaagaagaaaaagaagaaggcATCTAATAAGAAACAAGAGGCAGACGAAACCGATGTCAACAAGAAACAAAGAGTGGAATCGCAGGGTAAAGAGGCGAGCCGCGCAGAGCAGCCAGCTTTG TCTTCTGAGCAGCAGCTGAGCCGTGAGCTGGACTGGTGCATCGAGCAGCTGGAGCTGGGACTGAAAACACAGAAATCGACTCCGAAGCAGG TGGAGGAGGCTGTGCGCGCAGTAAGGACGCTACGCAGCAGCAAGGCCCCGCTGGCGAAGAAGCGGCAGGTGATGAGGACAATGCTGGGGGACTACAGGAAGAAGATGGAGGCGGAGAGGCTCAATCAGGTTAAACTAATGCAGACAG CTTCAAAGTCTGCCCGAGTATCAGCTGTCACAAAGCTCCCCAAGAGCCAAGTCTTACACAAGAGAGGAAACCTGAAGGCACGGGAGGGGCCAGAGGAGCCAGGCTGCTCTGAGACTTCAGGAGAGGGGGCTCAGAGCTCCAGCACAGAGAGGTTTACCTTTACACCAGCGCAGGAGGAGTTCCGATTCAACTTCTTCTGA
- the c13h8orf33 gene encoding UPF0488 protein C8orf33 homolog isoform X2, with translation MEEAPQGTFQDELDWCIQQLENGSLTLNPRPHAEETQRVLNLLQSRRATFVRKRQLMQKVFGDYRQKMAEEHKQQRREGSTGEDGSEPGSGAPEESAETHPAPVSPGTLSFNPQEPQSADFAFNFQIPSEEAEGQETAPQGTLPDPGKGSSVNPQVESQGGETKPSKKKKKKKASNKKQEADETDVNKKQRVESQGKEASRAEQPALSSEQQLSRELDWCIEQLELGLKTQKSTPKQVEEAVRAVRTLRSSKAPLAKKRQVMRTMLGDYRKKMEAERLNQVKLMQTASKSARVSAVTKLPKSQVLHKRGNLKAREGPEEPGCSETSGEGAQSSSTERFTFTPAQEEFRFNFF, from the exons ATGGAAgag GCTCCTCAGGGCACGTTCCAGGATGAGCTTGACTGGTGTATCCAGCAACTGGAGAACGGATCGCTGACACTCAACCCTCGCCCCCACGCAG AGGAGACGCAGCGCGTACTGAACTTGCTGCAGTCCCGGAGGGCCACCTTCGTCAGGAAGAGGCAGCTGATGCAGAAGGTTTTTGGGGATTACCGTCAAAAAATGGCAGAGGAGCACAAGCAACAGAGGAGGGAAG GGAGCACCGGCGAGGACGGCTCAGAGCCCGGGTCAGGAGCACCTGAGGAGTCAGCAGAAACGCACCCTGCCCCTGTAAGCCCAGGGACCTTGAGCTTCAACCCCCAGGAACCACAGAGTGCAGACTTTGCGTTCAATTTCCAAATCCCGTCGGAGGAGGCAGAGGGACAGGAGACAGCCCCACAGGGCACCCTCCCAGACCCCGGCAAAGGGAGTTCTGTGAATCCCCAAGTCGAAAGCCAAGGAGGGGAAACGAAGCCTtcgaagaagaagaaaaagaagaaggcATCTAATAAGAAACAAGAGGCAGACGAAACCGATGTCAACAAGAAACAAAGAGTGGAATCGCAGGGTAAAGAGGCGAGCCGCGCAGAGCAGCCAGCTTTG TCTTCTGAGCAGCAGCTGAGCCGTGAGCTGGACTGGTGCATCGAGCAGCTGGAGCTGGGACTGAAAACACAGAAATCGACTCCGAAGCAGG TGGAGGAGGCTGTGCGCGCAGTAAGGACGCTACGCAGCAGCAAGGCCCCGCTGGCGAAGAAGCGGCAGGTGATGAGGACAATGCTGGGGGACTACAGGAAGAAGATGGAGGCGGAGAGGCTCAATCAGGTTAAACTAATGCAGACAG CTTCAAAGTCTGCCCGAGTATCAGCTGTCACAAAGCTCCCCAAGAGCCAAGTCTTACACAAGAGAGGAAACCTGAAGGCACGGGAGGGGCCAGAGGAGCCAGGCTGCTCTGAGACTTCAGGAGAGGGGGCTCAGAGCTCCAGCACAGAGAGGTTTACCTTTACACCAGCGCAGGAGGAGTTCCGATTCAACTTCTTCTGA